A window from Burkholderiales bacterium encodes these proteins:
- a CDS encoding UPF0060 membrane protein translates to MALLKTTLLFILTAVAEIVGCYLPYLWLRQGGSPWLLLPAAASLALFAWLLTLHPTTAGRVYAAYGGVYVFTALFWLWAVDGVVPDRWDLLGGLVALAGMAIIMFGPRAA, encoded by the coding sequence ATGGCGCTCCTGAAAACCACCCTGCTCTTCATTCTCACGGCCGTCGCGGAGATCGTTGGCTGCTATCTCCCGTACCTCTGGCTGCGCCAGGGCGGCTCGCCCTGGCTGCTCCTCCCGGCGGCGGCGAGCCTCGCCCTGTTCGCCTGGCTCCTCACCCTACATCCCACGACGGCCGGGCGCGTCTACGCCGCCTATGGGGGCGTCTACGTCTTCACCGCTCTTTTCTGGCTTTGGGCGGTGGACGGGGTGGTGCCGGACCGCTGGGACCTGCTGGGAGGCCTGGTGGCCCTCGCCGGAATGGCCATCATCATGTTCGGGCCGAGGGCGGCGTGA
- a CDS encoding 2-pyrone-4,6-dicarboxylate hydrolase, whose translation MKIFDSHFHIIDPRFPLTPNDGYLPEPFTCADYLRRMEGVALAGGAVVSGSFQGFDQGYLEAALAELGPRFVGVTQLPAGATDEEILALDAAGVRAVRFNLRRGGSEALEKLETLAWRVHRLARWHVELYVDARELPPLAGRLVRLPAVSIDHLGLSREGFPTLLRLAERGVRVKATGFGRGDLDVPRALRDLCAANPDGVMFGTDLPSTRAPVPYRDEDLQRVQDALDEDQARKVLCDNALAFYRPRAAASSSPVSSPPAKGEAS comes from the coding sequence ATGAAGATCTTCGACAGCCACTTCCACATCATCGATCCGCGCTTTCCCTTGACGCCCAACGACGGCTACCTGCCCGAGCCGTTCACCTGCGCGGACTATCTGCGGCGCATGGAAGGGGTGGCGCTCGCGGGCGGCGCCGTGGTCTCGGGGTCGTTCCAGGGCTTTGACCAGGGTTACCTCGAGGCGGCCCTGGCAGAGCTGGGCCCGCGCTTCGTGGGGGTGACCCAGTTGCCCGCCGGCGCCACCGACGAGGAGATCCTGGCGCTCGACGCCGCCGGGGTGCGGGCGGTGCGATTCAACCTGCGCCGGGGCGGTTCCGAGGCCCTGGAAAAGCTCGAAACCCTCGCCTGGCGCGTGCACCGCCTCGCCCGCTGGCACGTGGAGCTCTACGTCGACGCGCGGGAACTGCCGCCCCTCGCCGGCAGGCTGGTGCGCCTGCCGGCGGTGAGCATCGATCACCTGGGGCTTTCCCGCGAAGGCTTCCCCACCCTGCTGCGCCTGGCGGAGCGGGGCGTGCGGGTCAAGGCGACGGGCTTCGGGCGCGGAGACCTGGACGTACCCCGGGCGCTCAGGGACCTCTGCGCCGCCAACCCCGATGGGGTCATGTTCGGCACCGATCTGCCCTCTACCCGCGCCCCCGTGCCCTACCGGGACGAGGACCTGCAGCGGGTGCAGGACGCCCTGGACGAGGACCAGGCGCGCAAGGTTTTATGCGACAACGCCCTCGCCTTTTACCGGCCGCGGGCCGCGGCATCATCGAGCCCGGTCAGCTCACCGCCAGCGAAAGGAGAAGCGTCGTGA
- a CDS encoding thioesterase: MKESLKPGIEHEFRYRVPESKTVPALYPESPEFQAMPRVFATGFLVGLIEWACIRAINPYLDWPREMTVGTHVDLSHEAATPPGLEVRVRVKLIEVDGRRLAFEVEADDGLQVVSRGTHQRFVIDAERFNERMRHKAASAR; the protein is encoded by the coding sequence GTGAAGGAATCCCTGAAACCCGGCATCGAGCACGAGTTCCGCTATCGCGTGCCCGAGTCGAAGACGGTGCCCGCCCTGTACCCCGAGTCGCCGGAATTCCAGGCAATGCCCCGGGTCTTCGCCACCGGATTTCTGGTGGGTCTCATCGAGTGGGCCTGCATCCGAGCTATCAACCCCTACCTAGACTGGCCGCGGGAGATGACGGTAGGCACCCACGTCGACCTGAGCCACGAAGCGGCGACCCCGCCAGGGCTGGAAGTGCGGGTACGGGTCAAGCTGATCGAGGTGGACGGCCGCAGGCTCGCGTTCGAGGTGGAGGCCGACGACGGCCTGCAGGTGGTGAGCCGCGGCACCCACCAGCGCTTCGTGATCGACGCCGAGCGGTTCAACGAGCGGATGCGGCACAAGGCCGCGTCGGCGAGATAG
- the aceK gene encoding isocitrate dehydrogenase kinase/phosphatase → MKPPGRFGGWQLTIDATEQRGREPVSVHEDIARTILAGFDKHYRLFREASARAKERFENADWAAAREAQRLRIQMYDQRVAEAVAAVRQRFPGAGDESLWPRIKLAYIGLLYEHRQPECAETFYNSVACRVLHRRYFHNQFIFWRPAISTEYLEGDAPTYRCHYPTARGLRRTVTDILLSFGLRNPFEDLGRDVGLLLQALEERFPSPWQLQPNFQLQVLSSLFFRNKGAYIVGRAINGNRQYPFVVPLLQNERRELYVDTLLLEPSHIAVLFSFARAYFMVDMEVPSAYVAFLRELLPEKPPAEIYTLLGLQKHGKTLFYRDLHHHLEHSSDNFCVAPGIRGLVMLVFTLPSYPYVFKVIRDTFGPPKDMDRETVKEKYLIVKYHDRVGRLADTLEYSDVALPVARFDPELLEELKHNCASSVEFEADKIIIRHMYIERRMVPLNLYLEDADEARLRHAIQEYGQAIKDLAGANIFPGDLLLKNFGVTRHGRVVFYDYDEIAYVTDCAFRALPEARTPEEELAAEPWYGVGQNDVFPEQFARYVFTDPRARTIFLELHPELVDPAFWREKQRRLLQGIQEDVFPYPESLRFCRRARPSRTAASRRAARAGAA, encoded by the coding sequence GTGAAACCCCCTGGCCGTTTCGGGGGCTGGCAGCTTACCATTGATGCGACCGAGCAACGCGGCAGGGAGCCCGTGAGCGTCCACGAGGACATCGCCCGCACCATCCTGGCGGGTTTCGACAAGCACTACCGCCTGTTCCGGGAGGCGAGCGCCCGGGCCAAGGAGCGCTTCGAGAACGCCGACTGGGCGGCGGCCCGGGAAGCCCAGCGGCTGCGTATCCAGATGTACGACCAGCGGGTGGCGGAGGCGGTGGCGGCGGTGCGCCAGCGCTTCCCCGGCGCCGGGGACGAATCCCTGTGGCCCCGCATCAAGCTCGCCTACATCGGGCTGCTCTACGAGCACCGGCAGCCCGAGTGCGCGGAGACGTTCTACAACTCGGTGGCGTGCCGGGTGCTGCACCGGCGCTACTTCCACAACCAGTTCATCTTCTGGCGCCCGGCCATCTCCACCGAGTACCTGGAGGGAGACGCCCCCACCTATCGCTGCCACTACCCGACCGCCCGGGGGCTGCGGCGCACGGTGACGGACATCCTCCTGAGCTTCGGGCTGCGCAATCCCTTCGAGGACCTGGGGCGGGACGTGGGCCTGCTGCTGCAGGCCCTGGAGGAACGCTTTCCCTCCCCCTGGCAGCTCCAGCCCAATTTCCAGCTCCAAGTGCTCTCCTCCCTCTTTTTCCGCAACAAGGGAGCCTACATCGTCGGGCGCGCCATCAACGGCAACCGCCAGTACCCGTTCGTGGTGCCCCTGCTGCAAAACGAGCGGCGGGAGCTCTACGTGGACACGCTCCTCCTCGAGCCGTCCCACATCGCGGTGCTGTTCAGCTTCGCCCGCGCCTACTTCATGGTGGACATGGAGGTGCCCTCGGCCTACGTGGCTTTCCTGCGGGAGCTGCTCCCGGAAAAGCCCCCGGCGGAGATCTATACCCTGCTCGGGCTGCAGAAGCACGGCAAGACCCTCTTCTACCGGGACTTGCACCACCACCTGGAGCACTCCAGCGACAACTTCTGCGTCGCCCCGGGCATCCGCGGGCTGGTGATGCTGGTGTTCACCCTGCCCTCCTACCCGTACGTGTTCAAGGTCATCCGGGACACCTTCGGCCCACCCAAGGACATGGACCGGGAGACGGTCAAGGAGAAATACCTGATCGTGAAGTACCACGACCGGGTCGGGCGCCTCGCCGACACCCTGGAGTACTCCGACGTGGCGCTGCCGGTGGCCCGCTTCGATCCGGAGCTCCTGGAGGAACTCAAGCACAATTGCGCCTCCAGCGTGGAGTTCGAGGCCGACAAGATCATCATCCGGCACATGTACATCGAGCGGCGCATGGTGCCGCTCAACCTCTACCTGGAAGACGCGGACGAGGCGCGCTTGCGGCACGCCATCCAGGAGTACGGCCAGGCGATCAAGGACCTGGCCGGGGCCAACATCTTTCCCGGGGATCTCCTGCTCAAGAATTTCGGCGTCACCCGCCACGGCCGGGTGGTGTTCTACGACTACGACGAGATCGCCTACGTGACCGACTGTGCCTTCCGGGCTCTTCCCGAAGCGCGCACGCCCGAAGAGGAGCTCGCCGCCGAGCCCTGGTACGGGGTGGGGCAGAACGACGTGTTTCCGGAACAGTTCGCCCGGTACGTGTTCACCGATCCCCGCGCCAGGACGATCTTCCTGGAGCTGCATCCCGAGCTCGTGGACCCGGCGTTCTGGCGGGAGAAGCAACGGCGCCTCCTCCAGGGCATCCAGGAAGACGTCTTCCCCTACCCGGAGTCGCTGCGCTTCTGCCGCCGCGCCCGGCCGTCACGGACGGCGGCGAGCCGGCGGGCCGCCCGGGCGGGCGCGGCCTAG